One genomic window of Ruminococcus gauvreauii includes the following:
- a CDS encoding cysteine-rich small domain-containing protein codes for MAKEYSYYSHEKCEYFPCHKRADRDNFNCLFCYCPLYVLGDRCGGKFSYLPNGYKDCSKCLYPHLRENYEKITGRYSEILAAIRHTGDIG; via the coding sequence ATGGCAAAAGAATATTCTTATTATTCACATGAAAAATGCGAGTATTTTCCCTGCCACAAAAGGGCGGACAGGGATAATTTCAACTGCCTGTTCTGCTATTGTCCGCTTTATGTGCTGGGGGATCGCTGCGGAGGGAAGTTTTCGTATCTTCCCAACGGGTATAAGGACTGCAGTAAATGTCTGTACCCGCATTTACGGGAGAATTATGAAAAGATCACGGGACGTTACAGCGAAATCCTGGCGGCGATCCGGCATACAGGAGACATAGGCTGA